Proteins encoded together in one Porites lutea chromosome 2, jaPorLute2.1, whole genome shotgun sequence window:
- the LOC140926098 gene encoding protein C19orf12-like produces the protein MPVSQEDLVSLLAIITSEHKYKVTNSSSRVKGGLMTGIGATVGGVCGGPVGLVVGGLVGGSLAAWRGKSTPIPLDQYLMDINKEQRQEMFTYMKYLIEECKVQNFVALNAKVATDPELKRRFLDVLLCYLKVELKLNVTGG, from the coding sequence ATGCCCGTCTCACAAGAGGACTTGGTGAGTCTTTTGGCCATAATAACAAGCGAACATAAGTATAAAGTAACAAACAGCAGTAGTAGAGTCAAAGGAGGGCTGATGACGGGGATAGGGGCTACAGTTGGTGGAGTATGCGGAGGGCCTGTTGGTCTTGTCGTCGGAGGTCTTGTTGGGGGATCTCTAGCCGCGTGGAGGGGAAAGTCTACCCCGATACCACTGGATCAATATTTGATGGATATAAACAAGGAGCAAAGGCAGGAGATGTTCACCTACATGAAATATCTGATCGAAGAGTGTAAGGTACAGAATTTTGTTGCTTTAAACGCCAAGGTTGCGACGGATCCCGAGCTGAAGAGACGTTTTTTGGATGTGCTTTTGTGTTACTTGAAGGTGGAACTAAAATTGAATGTCACGGGTGGTTGA